ataaatcctatATTTCGATAATTGGAAGATATGCTGATCATTAAAGTTAACAGAATTATACAAAACAATAATTGGGCTATGCAACACTATACAAAATCTAAATGAACgtatatttatttactaaaattAGTGTTTGCAGTAGGCCTATTTTAAGTGGAAGAGATTATGAAAACTTGAGTTACACAAGACCGTGTTCATCCGTCATGTTTGAGTTCTCATTAGTCACACTTCGTTAGACCCATCGCCCTTTGCTGTTCAATGTTCCACTCATTTCATTCTGTGAAGCGGCATCTCCCATGATACCTGACAGATTTCACCCATCAAACCCACGTCACATCCCCTATCGACAAGTACTCATCAGGTGGCTCATACCCCACACAATCACCAAAACACACGGACTCAGTAATCTTGTTTCGTACAAATTTATTCATCATTTAAGAATAGAGGATGGTCTTAAAATAAGTAGAAACGTCAGTTTTAAATAAGACCTCCTGGCCCATGATATGGGTTAACCGGACtaaaaaatgtcaaacaaaaatggaacattataacattaaaaaaaatactataaaTAAAAACTTGCACCCCACAGTCTTACATTTCATTAAAACCTAGGTCATGAAGAAAAAGACTACAAAGATTTGGACACAGCCGACACTGACATTCTACAAATTAAGTGTAAACACGTATGAACCAACTCTCAATCCAGCTTTTCTGAAATACAACGCCTCTTCACGAGGCCAGATGCCATTTTCAGAGAAAATATGGCATTATTAAAATAGAAGTCCAATTCTTCTACAGAAGTTGATTGCTTATAAATCATGATAAAAGCCTATTTGCAATGCAATTTACTCTGGTGGACTGAACATTCAGTTTCAATCCAGGATATGTAGTTTTAAAATGCTTTAAAATGGACAACTCattgaaataaaaaaatcaaatGCATTATTGTTTTTTTAACTACTGAACGGCGATTATTTTAGCAATCAAAATGTTCAAGTATACGAAGTACTTAAGTTTATAGTCATTTTTTCAAATGTGGGTTAGGGGTAGCGTTCCGTTCACGCCAGTCCCCGCGGTCTGATAGTGCGGATGTACACTGTGTAACCGACTGGTCTGCAGGGACGGGTGATCCGCGCTGTCGCCACCGGGAGGCAGGTACATGCTGATCATATCCCTCAGGTCCCCCAAACACGCTCTCTGGGAATGAGAAGTAATCGCCGGAGGTGGTGAGCTCGGCTCGGTCTTGCACACGGAGGCCATGGAACCCAAGCCCATGGCACTGGAGGTTTGCTGCGTGTATGCGGGGGACATGCTGTACGTGGATGCTGCGTTCATGTAGGTTTGCGCCGAGGACATCATGGGGTACTGGAGCCCTGCCATCTCATACCGGTGCATCTGCTGAATCTGTGGGCTGTGATGCTGAGGGTAGGCCAACTGGTCCTGCATGAGGGAGTACGCACTGTTGGTCCAGCCATTCATGTGAGCATAACTGTCCATCCGCTGTCCCACCGAGACGCCGTTGTTGACAGCGTTGGCACCTGGCGCCAGAAGTCCTCCAGGCAAAGAATACTTGTCTTTCTTGAGCAGGGTCTTGGTCTTCCTGCGGGGACGGTATTTGTAATCCGGATGCTCCTTCATGTGCATGGCGCGCAGACGCTTGGCCTCGTCGATGAAGGGTCTCTTCTCCGCGTCGGTCAAAAGTTTCCAGTCTGCACCGAGCCGCTTGCTAATCTCAGAGTTGTGCATTTTAGGGTTCTCTTGTGCCATCTTTCGCCGCTGTCCACGGGACCACACCATGAAAGCATTCATAGGCCGCTTCACCCGGTCCTGGTCGTTGGCACTGTTGTTCTTGTTGCCCGCCGCTGAACCCGAATTGGACTGCGGGAGTGGGCTCTTGATCTCAGTTTCCATCATGTTATACATTCGAACGGCTTTGAAATGTTCACTCTCAGGCGTGGATAAAGTTCAACAAAATACCATCAAAGACAAGAGAGATAGAAATAGTACTGACCAGTCTCATGTGAGGGAAAAAAAAGTTGTCAAAAGAAGCTCAGGCAATGTTAGTTTGTCAGGTGCTTCCAATTTCTCAGTGCTCTGAAACAGAACTCTGCAAACTTGTCCGCCAACCTCAGCTGTTATTAGTTCCCGGGTCATGTGATTTGGATTGACAGCGAAACAATGCGTTGCTCCCGACCAATCACAGCACGGCTTCGTCTACGAATTGAGTTGGACAGTGCTCTGGTTGGAGTTGTAGAAGGAAAGGGATAGATTCAACTTTATACATAAATAACATCTTATATAACAGTTAAATTAGATAAAAACTAGGTGGTTCGATCccggaatgctgattggctgacagccgtggtatatcataCCGTATAGCataggtatgacaaaacatttattttattgtctaattatgttggttaccagtttataatatcaatAAGGCATCTCTGGGTTTGTTccgtcatgcataagaacagcccgtagccgtggtatattggccatacaccacacctcctctggccttattgcttaattaaagtTAATCTGAAGTAATTCAAACAAactatacatatgtatatatatatatatatatatatatgtgtgtatattgaGATGTTAAAATGTAAGTTACATCACATGCAggaaacattttagaaaatggCTGAAATCTTACTGAAACAAAATGAATCATAGCCTATATAGGGTTTTAAAATTAAACGCATAAATTTGATGGAACGGATCAAGTCGACAATTCAAGTCACCTTGAACATCAAATATATTATCCTAATAGTTCAATATATAGGTTTGAGTTTGTAGGTGCTGTAGACATGACTGATCATAAATAAACCATTTATAAAACTCTAGCAAACCATGTCATTACAGACGTAACTTCATCATTTGTAAGCGGTCTTGGTAAAGAAAACGGTGGAAATCAAATAATCCCATTCAAGTGGTGACTGGAGGCGGGGTCCCAATGCCTGTATAGATAGACCTATGAGTGCAAGGCAAATATAGAGGCAGAAAAGTCCCTCTTTAAATATCAAGATGATATCTTAGAATTGTAGATTGGCATCTATATATAAGTTGAGGTTCCTGTATGAAGGGTTTTTGTAAATACCATTTCAATTGCAGCCAATGTCAGACAACAAACAATTTGTTAATATATTGAAAATGTGTGTGCTTGCCATTTTCAAATGGGAATTTATCATGAATTGAGttagaatgtatttattaaatTAACATATTGACAAAAAGTCCGATTAATCAAAACAGCATGACACAGAAGATGTTTTAAATTTAAATGTGGGTTACTTAAAATAAACTGCACCGCAAGTGTGCGTAATTGGTACAATATTGGattaaacgtttttttttaccATGTCCATCGATGTTTGCAAATGCGGATTCACTTTCTATTTCTCGACTAATTTTGGTTCATCTCAGTTGCCAATTCTCAAAACAGCCAACATTGGGAATGGTACAGAGACGAAAGATAAAAACGTGATACATCAACGACCTCTTGTGGAGAAAACTGCTTACAGCCTACCTCTCAAGACTTTGTTTTGAAGGAAGGGTTGATTGGTGCTCTGGGAAAGTTCATATATATTTACGCTATTTCGTCGTGAAATTCGACAGCTCTTGTGCGTAAAACGTTTTCACTCTGCAGTGCTAATGGTTATTAATATGGTCACCGcaaagacccaaaacacacggttCCTGTTTAGCAGTTGAAACAGAAGTGAGATTTTCTCCCAGCCCTCGGGAAAACTTGACACCTGCTAATGACTACACGCGCTTCGTCCATCAAAAACGTCCTAAATGAACACCTCCGCCACTCAATTTTGAGCACCACAGATCTGGGAGATATTAAGGATTTTAAATATTAACGAAAAGGAATTCTGCACACTAATGACTTCACTATTAAATCTAAAGAAGTTCCAAATGTCTATATTTTATTTCAGGAACCCATCTAATTTATTGAAATCATGggtaagaatatttttgcatgTGAATTGGATTTCAAAATCGAAAGGGGAGATTATTTGATATCAAAACTTTAAATAACCTATTGTCACCTCTTTTCAACAGAATAGCATACGATTTACAACAAAATAATTATCAAGGCTTGAAAATACACAGGCTTGACATTAAATAATATAATCTATAGTCCATGTACCCATAACAATATGATGTAATAAACAAGCCTACATTCATTGTCTTCCTTTATTTAACttgccaaatacttattttcaatgatggcctaggaacagtgggttaactgccttgttcaggggcagaacgacagatttgtatcttgtcagctcagggattcaatctaacaaccttccggttactagtccaacgctctaaccactaggctacctgccgccacaccCAAGCTGATGATGTTGAAATATAGGGGGATATTGCATTTTATTTAAAAGccaagtgcagtcaaaaacgtgatttcccCATGTTTTATATAtgtttccacactatgaggttggaataatactgggaAATTGTAAAAAGTATGATAatacccttttagtgtaagagctgtttgcaaagaccacctgaaatttcagcctgttttggtgggatggagttttggcctgcttgGTGACTTCCCTGGGTGGTAGATtcgttaatagaccaataagaaagagagtgcCAAGCCTctgtcaataacagctagttttcagttttcccctccccactcaggccactcccagacagtccgagCAACATTACTGAGACATTGCTGTTTGCTAAGAAGCAATTGTAGTTTATTTTTCACAATTTTCATTAAAAACCATCAcagtgtaaagtacttaattgttacccagaaatgatttgatattgagatacaaacggctgcattggacctttaatacTTTTAACGAATGGAATTCACTTTCAAAACATGTCTGTCAGAGAAAGAGTAGCCTACATTGAATTTAGTTGAAGACACAGTATTAATGTAAATCAATACCATAGAAACGCAGTTCAACACTTGCTATCCAGCTCATATAACAACATATTGATTTACCTAGACGTTAATCAATTGAAAAGCTTTGTTGATTGATCCGCCATCAACAGAGCACAGGACTTGTCGCTAACCTCTAATTAGTGCTTGGGTTAACCCATCTCATTCAGAAAGCAGTTATTTGTTTATCTGTCAAGATTCACAAACTTATCAGCTTGTAATCTTCTTATGGAAATCGACCAGACAGCGGGAAATGGAAAACTCGAAGTTACCCGGGGTAGGGTAATGAGGGCCTCTGTGCACCTCATTTCCTAATTAACGAAAGCGGAGGGCGAGGAGGACCACCAGCAAAGCCTGCCAGTGTTCGGCCTCAGCGAGCTCCATGCCCCTCGGGCCCCATGGCCTGTAGCGTCACGGCTTGCAGAAACACACTGTTGAAAGTGTTTGGAGGAAATGTGTGTATGTTCATGTATGCAGAGTAATGTGCAACCAGCATGCAAACAATGCCAGTTGAGTTACCATATCTGATATTAGCGTATTTCTGAACAAGCCctttattttaatttgattaaCTTGTCATGCAACACCAAGGGATGCAGCAAATGAGTGACAaatgaaaatactatatttttaaTCAAGTCTTATAAAGTATACACCAAGACACACTAAAGCCTCTTTCGATAAACTGCATCAGCCCCCACAGAAGGCCTCTCAGCAACAATTGGCCAAGAGCTCCCATTCATTGACAGGAACAAGCTTGGGCAACCCATCAAGTCATTTTTCTTTTATAGTCCAATGtataccattttttttaaataaaaatgattgAATAAAAACGTATTCCTCAAATGAAAGACTAATACATTTATGACCCATCATGTTGAATAATCTCTATTTCACTCCTGATCTGAATCGTATTAATGAGCAGTAAATAAACAATATGGAAATTACAGAAAGGCCCGCTATCGCATATCCGCACAATATGATAAGAGGATATAgcctactaaaaagtatataatGAACAACGTTATTTGCGCAGGGCTTCAGGCGAATTAAAATTCATTCTAATTCGGTCTAATTGACACAAAAGATGCATTAATTCCCCCATTGAAAGGGCATGCAGTTAGTCTGCACAATGTCCCTATGCAAGCTTACTGAATAGGGCTTTTGGTCAGAGAAATTTAATTCAGGACGGACAATGTGCTGGAAGGCGCATGGTAAACTTAATATTCTATAATATCCCCACTGAAAGAAATCTATTAGACAAGGCAGTGTATTTGTTTTATAATTTGAATAAAGACTATATACTGATTTAAATCCCCCAATATGAATAGAGAGAGTTATCTGTGGTATTTAACTAGCCTTATCAATAGACTGATTCCTAAATGACAGTGGTTTGGTTGCTGGCTATAGGCTTTGTTGGCATACATTTAAAGAGAACACGTGCGGTTAGAAATGCGAAACGGATCCCCACCGTTCTTTATTTAATCCAAGGGGGAAAACTATCATTTTGGCCTGGGAAAATATGGACATCCCCTCAAACAGACTATAAACCATTGCGTTAGATGTCCATTTAAACCCCACGGCCTCTGGAATCAATAACTTTTTTGTTTCAGCTCAGTGACTGCGGACAAGGCCTTTGCGAAACAGTAATTAACAAAGAATGGGTTTTCAATTACAGCCACAATAGAGACTGTCTCATTAAGATTTGCATGATTTTTGGACCAGGAATGCAAATGAAGATGCAATTTACACACGGTCTGCTGTTCCCATTGTGTCAGTGTGAATGGTTGCGTCTTCCCTCGTTTTACCACAGGTAAAATAATATGCACGGGTCACTTCAAGGAAGGGCAGTAGAGCGGGGTTACTACCCTCATTTGTTGTAAAAGTCGTAACATTTGAACGAACTCATGCTCCTGTAGATATTTTATGTTATTAACCGCATGCCTTGCTGCATATAtattttaatgtgtttaatgtctGTATGTAATGCAAGGTCATTACTGACTGTGGAATCATTTTAGCTTCTAATCACATTTCACCAGAGATTACATAATGTGCTAATTACATTGACAAAATGACCATAGCTTTGAATCACCCAAATTAATGATTTTGCAAAGTTAAATAATCATGAATATATAATAAAAATACATGTTCTATGTCTATGAATACAACTAAAGGGCATACATTACTGTTAATTAATTTATCAAATATTGttaatttatatttattattcttatttatatttttgtacagtaTATTTTCAATCGGCTGTTTATAGACTGTTATTAAGACAATAACGTGCCTTGCGTAATAGCCTATGGAACACCAAAGGTTAAGTGTCAGTGACAGACTACAAGATACTAAAATGTTGCGGTTTATTGCTAACGATGAACAACATCATCACTTGCGAATTATTGACTGTTTAGTAATCCTAACGATATATATCACACTAGTTCGCATCATGCAGCAACTTGTACATACATCCCTGTAGCACATCAAGTAGTTGGACAGTGCACTATTAGCAGTGATTCATTTGTTCACGGTTAATTGAACATTTATCCATAACGTTAGCACCATTTCGAAAAACAGTCTATGAGAAGGAGTGTAAGCCATCTATAAATACATATTTAGGAATATGTTAGCTCCATAAAAGAAAAACGAAATAATTTGATTTCAAAATAAAACACGCTAATGGTGGAAGAGGGGCTTGTGTGTATAGCATCACTGCTCTCAGTGCATCCTCATAGTGGGTGTAAAGGAGGGCTGGGGGAAGTGGTTTTCATGACAAGCTGAGTGAGTGTGAACCAGAGAATGCTGCAGTGGCAGTGGATGTGTCCTTCACCGCTAACTGTCTCTGCACCCACACTTAAACTCATGGTTCCTTCATAGCAAACCTATTGCCATGTAGTCTGGCCTAATGAATCGAGAGAGATGGGGAACGGAGAAGGGGGGTCTATTCAACTCActgtgtgttgggttgtgtgaCTGTTAGAGCATAATTTCTTCCTCTAGGACCTACCATGTTGTTGAAAGCCATGTccgtgagtcagtcagtcattaaGACAGAGGGCCTGTCCTTCATACCttcaaagagaagaaaaacaagcATTCAGAACAGAACTCATTTCCCTTTTTCACAGGCAGACAACAAGCTTTAGTGTTGTGTCGTCTGTCCACCAGGGCTAATGAAAAGGTCTTGCCACTGCTTCAGATGAGTCATTTGGTGTGTTGTCATTGCACCGATGAGGCTCAGCTCAGCTCTCagcactcaccaccaccacccaactGGCCACCTTGTTGGGCCCGCTGGAATGTAAGCGTCTCAATTGAGCTGAGAAGCAAAGACAACATGCAACATGTTATTTCCCCCCTGTAGCTGTTTGTGAGGAATGCCTGaaacagagcccccccccccccccccccccccccacccccagcagCCCAAGCATGTCGTTGCTCATTGTGTTCCAGTGTGAGGAGGGCCGGGCCACGGCTGCTGACACACAGAGACCCCGGTGTAATCTCTTTAACCCGTCACTGTCATCAGCAGACAAGGCGTGACCACCCAGCACTCTCTCTGCTCCATCTCACTTAGCCAAGGAGAGTGTCCTGAGGCTCGCCACCTTGGGATTTATAGCTCTTGCTTGGTGTCGTACTCGTGGTCGCATCCATAAACACTTTTTCTCAAGCACACCCACCGACTCGCCTACTCACCGATACACATCCACACACTCACTGAGAAGACAGCAGCTCACCTTACAGACACAAGATGCAGTCACTTTTGAGCTACAACTCTCAGGCCCAGTGGAGGCTGCCTAGGGGAGGACagttcataataatgtctggaacggcgtAAGGGAAGGGCATCaaaacatgtgtttgatgtatttgattccattccactgattctgctccagccattaccacgagcccgtcctccccaattaaggtgccaccaacctcctgggcACAGGCCTAAATTTAGTCAGGCTGAATGCAATAGCTGCTTCCTCGCTAGAAGAGGTTATTTTAAATGACTATGGTGAACACTAAAACATAATGGGTTGTTTACTTGTCTTTTTAGAATAGAtaacacacacttaatgtgtgaATATGTTGAATAGACTTAGTCAAGGCAATGATAGGCAATCATTTTGTGATGCCTGAAGGACTCCTTAAGTAAAATGTGCATTTTATATAAGGGTTATTGACCAATGTACCTCAAAGCTTTAATGAACATATGTCACATAAAAAGGGCATTAGAAAAGAAGCATTTTAAATGAATATACGCTTTCAATTTGCTCCCTGGAGCACATTTTAAAACAATAATCCCTTACTTTTAGTATGGACAATTAAAAAAACATCCATAACAGTACATTTGGTATATGGTGCGTTaaattaaaaatttaaaaaaatactgaaaTACCCAGAATTATTAGATTATGACCATTCAAAGCAAATTTTGATTCAGTTTTAATTAAGCAGAAAATGACATATGTTTTTTTCTACTGAGCCACTGAGTCAAGCTGGCTGTTATAACAATTCATTGTTTTGAAATGAGGAAGTAACATGACTACTTCTATGTTTGCATGAGAGGAGATTCGGTTGCTGAGAACTTCCTCAACTGAAAAGGCCCTCGTATTAAAATGTGTTGTAATCTCTATCATCTCAATTGACCCAATGGGCCAATCACCTCCATCCATCTCCTTTCTGTATTACCTGTAGCCCTGTATATATGGTGGTCTGTAACCTCTTGGATTGCCAGTCAATCATATTTGCACCTTCGTTTTTTTGAGAGGTTCTTGGAGGAAACTTTTAATGGTTCAATGTAGCAAAGGGTTCCTTGGAGGAATCCTGGAGTGGAGGCAAGGCTTAGTAGGGGCGTGGCTTTAAGATAGATATTAACATGAATGTGATTTCTGTTCATCTGTTCTGCTGTATATGTTCATGTTGAACACTGACAGTTTTGTAGCTTCAATTCTGGTTAGAATCTTTACACAGGGGTTCGTCGAATACGCTTTCAGAAGGGGATCTTGAAAGAGCATTTTCAGAGAGGTTTtctcaaggagcctccggtgtggcaacccaaaaggttcttcaagACACCT
The Oncorhynchus mykiss isolate Arlee chromosome 31, USDA_OmykA_1.1, whole genome shotgun sequence genome window above contains:
- the LOC110504954 gene encoding transcription factor Sox-3, producing the protein MYNMMETEIKSPLPQSNSGSAAGNKNNSANDQDRVKRPMNAFMVWSRGQRRKMAQENPKMHNSEISKRLGADWKLLTDAEKRPFIDEAKRLRAMHMKEHPDYKYRPRRKTKTLLKKDKYSLPGGLLAPGANAVNNGVSVGQRMDSYAHMNGWTNSAYSLMQDQLAYPQHHSPQIQQMHRYEMAGLQYPMMSSAQTYMNAASTYSMSPAYTQQTSSAMGLGSMASVCKTEPSSPPPAITSHSQRACLGDLRDMISMYLPPGGDSADHPSLQTSRLHSVHPHYQTAGTGVNGTLPLTHI